TTTGTTATTGCAAATGacattacagaagagaagaaggtgccAATATTCTTAAGTGTTGTAGGGACTAAGACCTACTCCCTGCTATGCAGCTTACTGCATCCTGTTAAGCCCGAGACCAAATCTTACAGTGACATTGTGGAAATCCTGGGGTCCCATTTTAATCCAAAACCACTGGTCATTGCTGAAAGCTATaggttccacaaaagagaccaaaaagaaGATGAAACAGTTGTACAATTTGTAGGAACTTTGAAAAAGCTTGCAGATCACTGTGAATTTAAGGAGATATTAaatgactccctgtgtgaccggTTAGTGTGTGGCCTGCACAGTGAAGCTATATGGAAGCGCCTATTGACAGAGGCTCAACTTACCTTACAGAAGGCTGTTGATATTGTGGTCTCCATGGAACTGGCTACAAAGGAGGCGCAATACATCGGTGCATCCCCTAGGGTGCATAAAGTGTCACAAGAATCTACCCACAAAACTGTGCAGAGTCAGGAATGTTACCGCTGTGGTCACCAGGCATCAGAATGCTGGTGTAAGGACCTGGTGTGTCGACACTGTGGCAAGAAGGGACACGTTGAGtgtgcctgtaaacaaaagaaaaagaggcctgTGGTCTGGCTGACCAAAAAGGGAAATCTGCATAACCGagagcagacccaggatgacAAAGGAGACACCTCATCACAAGAAGAAGTGCCACTCCACGTTTTGTCTTTGGCAGTGGGCTCACATGAATACTGGGTAACCCCGTTGTTGGACGGCAAACCTATACGCATGGAACTGGACACCGGTGCAGCTGTCTCGCTGGTCTCCAAGACCATGTATAAAGAAAAGCAACAGCATCTTCCACTTAAGGCAATGAAAACTGTTCTGAAGATGTATACGGGAGAAGCTGTCTCCGTGTTGAGCATTACAGATGTTAAGGTGGAGCTCAATGCACAGACAGGCTGCTAAATTGCCACTGTTTGTGGTGAGAGGGTAATTACCCAGACTTAATGGGTAGGTCTTGgtttatgtaaggggactgttgcccccttagtAACATTCAgcgggggtgttttagttgctagctcccagtactaaaaagggggaagggtcgatggggaatcaggaccctgagactgccagccCCCAGAAAcgatggggagaggccaatgctccaggtcagcctgaatgacagggcgggcaggctaatcagagagtcaggaggccagggaggtcccatcctccgtgtgagctggatttgcctgggtcagacagagtggggctgagctaaggagaaagcaggggcccaagctaagctcggaagcagagctgtgccagatccagagggaccagaaaagcagcccagagagagcagaccctgtcctgggagcagagctgcagccccaaggccagaggcacagcccagagagagcagacttgccctgggaagaaagctacagcaaccagagccagaggggccagaaaagcagcccaggaagcaggtcagtgctgggagcagagtcacagaagcagcctgcagagcagtcttgtcctgagagcagagctgcagcaaccagagccagagaggccaaagaagcagctcagggagctggaagcagagcagcagcagcagtgcagagacagagtggtgcagctgggtgcggtgagccaCTGGGGAGAGCGagtgggaccctgggcagcaggcccagcacagggagacgcctcagccaagaggctgtgcaggccaggcttggatcgtaaccccgacagtgcgggggcgacactgggaagaaggatcctaccacttagagcctgagagcgtgtggccaccaccagagcaagtgtccaactcGCAGCacccctacagcacagccagggcctgagaagaaggcctggacttacaaggaacagactgtgaactgccctgacattccagagacactgtttgtgatgttccctcccacagagcgggttgatgtgtttcctttaacctttcccatgtttccttattctttttaaaattaattgttgattaaataacttgcatttgctttaacttgtatgtaatggtcagtgggtcagagaagtgcccagggcagagagagtacccaAGAGTGGAGacaccccagcccctgtcctaggtgaccacagcagggttgggggttgaacccccccaggaatcctgggcccagccttgttggggttacgaggactctgccagacaggagagtggaaggggagtcctcaagggcagggaggccactgggtaaaggaagtgggagcgaggactcagatcctttcgctagcccatttcaccggggtagtgcagaagccaggaaagttccccacaacagcgggactattcccccgcttacatttagAAAGATTCAGCTGAATTGGGCAGAAGTGCACCAAATGACTAAAGAAGAAACCGGTCTGAGGAAAGAAAGGTTACTGGTAAATTAATTCAACAAAAGCATCAGTGTAAAGTTGGCCCTTTTTCAGAACTAGGACAAAATTGACTGCAAATATACAATTGCAGATCCATCCTATCTCAGTAGAGGGCATTAGTACACAGATATAATAGCCACTGTACACCACTCTATTTATGGAACAGGGGGAAAGTATTACACTGAAGCAGGAAGTGATATTCCACTACTTCATATCTGGGAAACTCAGGGAGAGCAGGATCCTGGGAAGTGCTTAATATCTTCAGGAGGGTTCCTAGTGCTGTACTGGTGACAGCACCCCTCAGGGCAGCACCTCCCATCTTcaacagggaaagaaaataacCTCCAAGAAAATTAGTCTTCACTGTGCCATCAGCATGGCTCTGCCTGTCCCTTCATCTTTTTATTAGTTTCAGtcatagtgagctgtagctcacgaaagtttatgctctaataatttgttaatctctaaggtgacacagactaacacgtctgctactctgaaaccagtcatagctaggaaccccagtcacagATCTGGTCCACACTGCACAGGGCACTGTACAATCCAACAAGCAagtttgcatccctgcccacaAACATCTTGGTGCTTTCTTCCAGCACTTATGTGTGgaaggccccccctcccccactccctaaACGACTAGCCTCTTCTTCTTCGAATCCTTCTCAAGACACACTCCTGCTGCAACTCCTACAAGAAATCCGCTGGCAAATAATGACTCTGGTTGGGGAAGGCAGGGGGATAAGGTATATTTAAACAGGAAGTACCAAAAATTCTCTACTGGTGCAAATACCCTTGTAGACTGAAGATCTTTGGGACAGTCAATCCATACATTGCTATGTGTAGTACCTCACACAATGGGGACACCATCCGGACAGAGGCCTCTGGGaaccactgtaatataaataattaaaagaccAATCCTTCATTACCCAGACTTCCACAATCTACACTGGTCTAAAGATAGCG
The window above is part of the Chelonia mydas isolate rCheMyd1 chromosome 2, rCheMyd1.pri.v2, whole genome shotgun sequence genome. Proteins encoded here:
- the LOC119565355 gene encoding uncharacterized protein LOC119565355 — encoded protein: MSVLPQQQKEVEVKVPKNNNNNKNETKNHQKNPPFCCWKGLRTDLFALSVQTETKTMATLTDPLEPFGETIVQWHVYTERFELFVIANDITEEKKVPIFLSVVGTKTYSLLCSLLHPVKPETKSYSDIVEILGSHFNPKPLVIAESYRFHKRDQKEDETVVQFVGTLKKLADHCEFKEILNDSLCDRLVCGLHSEAIWKRLLTEAQLTLQKAVDIVVSMELATKEAQYIGASPRVHKVSQESTHKTVQSQECYRCGHQASECWCKDLVCRHCGKKGHVECACKQKKKRPVVWLTKKGNLHNREQTQDDKGDTSSQEEVPLHVLSLAVGSHEYWVTPLLDGKPIRMELDTGAAVSLVSKTMYKEKQQHLPLKAMKTVLKMYTGEAVSVLSITDVKVELNAQTGC